From the Flavimarina sp. Hel_I_48 genome, one window contains:
- a CDS encoding AraC family transcriptional regulator, with product MKPHFHKVPIISGDSFNIRRDVKPYFDSIWHYHPELELHYIIKGEGTQFIGHNVSNFSSGDLIFLGQNLPHTWRCKEDYFLQTSELYVDAIVLHFLPNCLGYDFLDIPEASQLSDFFETSKKGFVINGPSKEVIFGLLQSMLISNGIEKIILLLKIIKELMIAEKYLISGISNNYPKNDSEMAMFNKIYSYTLENYREDLTLDKISNIANMSVTSFCRNFKLITKKTFLDFLIEVRISNACRLLVENSLNIEDIAYKTGFNNLSNFYRQFKKTKNSTPLQYQKKYILNLQSEKK from the coding sequence ATGAAACCGCATTTTCATAAAGTTCCTATAATTTCTGGTGATTCATTTAATATAAGGAGGGATGTCAAACCTTATTTTGATTCTATTTGGCATTATCATCCAGAATTGGAACTGCATTACATAATCAAAGGTGAAGGAACACAGTTTATAGGACATAATGTGAGCAATTTTTCTAGCGGCGATCTAATTTTTTTGGGTCAGAATCTTCCACATACATGGAGATGTAAAGAAGATTATTTTCTGCAGACGTCTGAATTATATGTAGACGCAATAGTACTTCATTTTTTACCTAATTGCTTAGGTTATGATTTTTTGGACATTCCTGAGGCTTCTCAATTAAGTGATTTTTTCGAGACTTCAAAAAAAGGCTTTGTTATTAACGGTCCTTCAAAGGAAGTTATCTTTGGCCTATTGCAAAGTATGTTGATATCCAACGGTATTGAAAAAATTATACTTCTTCTAAAAATTATAAAGGAATTGATGATCGCAGAAAAGTATCTTATATCTGGCATTTCAAACAACTATCCAAAAAATGATTCAGAAATGGCCATGTTCAATAAGATCTATTCATATACTTTGGAAAATTACCGAGAGGATTTGACTTTGGATAAAATCTCAAATATTGCAAATATGAGCGTAACCTCATTCTGTAGGAATTTTAAACTGATAACTAAAAAGACGTTTTTGGACTTTCTTATAGAGGTAAGAATTTCTAATGCTTGTAGATTGTTAGTTGAAAACAGTTTGAATATTGAAGATATAGCATATAAAACAGGATTTAACAACTTATCAAATTTCTATCGTCAATTTAAAAAAACAAAAAATTCAACTCCTCTTCAATATCAAAAGAAATATATTTTAAATCTTCAATCGGAAAAGAAATAA
- a CDS encoding SusC/RagA family TonB-linked outer membrane protein: protein MNKIYLFLFLLSSISAFSQKTITGQVVSSDMIEGIPGVSVSIKGENGGTITDLDGNYSIEVKSENPTLIFSYLGFKSQELPVGQNTVVDITLESDVSALSEVVVVGYGEQSKRNVTGAISSINMTDTEADIDITQSFSGVAGVQFNQTGRPGQVGNILIRGQNSLSGDSAPLIVLDGIIFRGSLNDINPQDIKSMEVLKDASSTAIYGSRAANGVILITSKEGTTEKPQFNINFNSGLSEPSSELKLLTGERYIERRLDWREQSGLEADPKNITQYLSEVEADNYLNGISRNPWDEIFQQGRNLTIDFSVSGRSEYVNYFLSASHSEDEGLVYNDNLKRNTLRSNIDIKLNDYLTVGTNTTFSIRDLSGEAASVRDAYRVSPFGNYYFPDGSPTQFPIPSEQAAVNPIRSAILTDNEEISNNLFSNFYAELTAPFVDGLSYRLNFSPNYLWNHNYNFVRQDVNVDFNNTSGSKYNSKTYNWFLENILKYNTDIGEDHNLDITLLLSRNHTDFESTTASAQRFSPDVLGYNNLGLGNSPVVSSIANAFDGVSYMARINYRLKNRYLLTFTTRRDGSSVFASNNKYATFPSGALAWIVSEEEFMQNLDFVDLLKFRVSYGAVGNQAIDPYQSLTLSDTRRYVFGNDGPSELGVVTSSLGNENLKWETTYTTNIGLDFELFKRRLSGSIEFYDSRTEDLLVRQTIPVSNGYNNVLSNIGEVNNRGIELIINSTNINSDSFNWSTNFSFSYNRNKIVHLFGTDINGDGREDDDISNSWFISKPIQSFYDYEFDGIYQEGDNDIPEGSQPGFVRVKDLNGDGEITPEDRTVVGSGGSPRYQVGITNSFSYKNLNLSFFINAMQGWEAPFNLINPLVPGRSLNQLDAGWWTSENQSNSRPSLTYSNPLGTNFYNSRDFVRIQDVTLGYDLDNSILSSLNLTKLRVYLNAKNLYTFTDWLGPDPENGGSYLSIQGSDDLYPIPTTISLGINVSF from the coding sequence ATGAATAAAATTTACTTATTCCTTTTTTTACTAAGTTCCATATCAGCCTTTTCCCAAAAAACGATTACCGGTCAAGTGGTTAGTTCTGATATGATAGAAGGTATTCCAGGTGTCAGTGTTTCCATTAAAGGTGAGAATGGCGGTACAATAACTGATTTGGATGGAAACTATTCAATAGAGGTCAAATCGGAAAATCCAACATTGATCTTCAGCTATCTGGGTTTTAAGAGTCAGGAGCTTCCCGTGGGCCAGAATACGGTAGTTGATATAACTCTTGAAAGTGATGTAAGTGCATTGAGCGAAGTTGTCGTTGTGGGATATGGCGAACAGAGCAAAAGAAACGTCACTGGGGCCATTTCATCAATAAATATGACGGACACAGAGGCAGATATCGATATTACTCAATCTTTCTCAGGTGTTGCCGGTGTTCAATTCAATCAAACTGGACGACCCGGTCAAGTCGGAAACATTTTGATTCGCGGTCAGAACTCCTTAAGTGGCGACAGTGCCCCACTTATCGTATTAGATGGTATAATATTTAGAGGGTCGCTTAATGATATCAATCCACAGGATATTAAATCAATGGAGGTTTTAAAAGATGCAAGTTCAACTGCTATCTATGGGTCAAGAGCAGCAAATGGTGTGATTTTAATAACCTCTAAGGAAGGTACTACGGAAAAACCCCAATTCAATATAAATTTCAATAGCGGTCTTTCAGAACCCTCATCGGAGTTGAAACTGTTGACCGGCGAAAGGTATATTGAAAGAAGATTAGATTGGCGTGAACAATCTGGTCTTGAAGCGGATCCTAAAAATATTACACAGTATTTATCTGAGGTTGAAGCAGATAATTATTTAAACGGCATTTCCCGGAACCCCTGGGATGAAATCTTCCAGCAGGGTAGAAACTTAACAATTGACTTTAGCGTTTCGGGTAGATCTGAATACGTAAATTATTTTCTCTCCGCCTCGCACAGTGAGGATGAAGGCTTGGTTTATAATGATAATCTCAAAAGAAATACATTAAGGTCAAATATAGATATTAAGCTCAATGATTACTTAACCGTTGGAACAAATACTACATTTTCAATAAGGGACCTTTCTGGTGAGGCAGCAAGTGTCAGGGACGCTTATAGGGTCAGTCCATTTGGAAACTATTATTTCCCTGATGGATCGCCCACACAGTTTCCAATACCTTCCGAGCAAGCTGCGGTCAATCCGATAAGGTCTGCGATACTAACCGATAATGAGGAAATTTCGAATAATCTCTTCAGCAATTTCTATGCAGAACTTACAGCACCCTTTGTTGACGGCCTATCTTACCGTCTCAATTTTTCTCCAAATTATCTCTGGAATCATAATTATAATTTTGTAAGACAGGACGTAAATGTGGATTTCAACAATACAAGTGGAAGCAAGTACAATAGCAAAACGTACAACTGGTTTCTGGAGAATATTTTGAAATATAATACTGATATTGGAGAGGACCACAATTTGGACATTACGCTTCTTTTAAGTAGAAACCACACCGATTTTGAAAGTACGACCGCTTCTGCACAACGTTTTTCACCAGATGTTTTGGGCTATAACAATTTAGGACTGGGAAACTCCCCAGTAGTTTCATCTATAGCCAATGCTTTTGACGGTGTTTCTTACATGGCACGTATTAACTATCGACTCAAAAACCGCTATTTACTGACCTTTACCACTAGAAGGGATGGTAGTTCGGTGTTTGCATCTAACAATAAATATGCTACATTTCCCTCAGGTGCCCTTGCCTGGATAGTCTCTGAGGAAGAGTTCATGCAAAATCTAGATTTTGTTGATCTGCTCAAGTTTCGAGTTTCATATGGTGCTGTTGGAAATCAGGCCATTGATCCCTATCAATCCCTTACCCTATCAGATACGAGAAGATATGTTTTTGGAAACGATGGGCCAAGCGAATTGGGAGTTGTGACATCATCACTTGGAAATGAAAATCTAAAATGGGAGACTACCTATACCACTAATATAGGACTTGATTTTGAGTTGTTCAAAAGAAGGTTGAGCGGATCAATAGAATTTTATGATAGCAGGACAGAAGACCTGCTGGTCCGCCAAACGATACCGGTTTCAAACGGATACAACAATGTGCTTTCCAATATCGGGGAGGTCAACAATCGAGGTATAGAATTGATAATAAATTCAACCAATATAAATTCCGATTCTTTTAATTGGAGCACTAATTTTAGTTTTTCGTACAATAGAAATAAAATTGTACATCTATTCGGTACGGATATCAACGGTGATGGCCGTGAAGATGATGATATCTCGAACTCTTGGTTCATTAGTAAGCCTATACAGTCGTTTTATGACTATGAATTTGATGGGATATATCAAGAGGGCGATAACGATATCCCGGAAGGTTCGCAACCAGGTTTTGTCAGAGTAAAAGATCTGAACGGTGATGGCGAGATAACCCCGGAGGACAGGACTGTAGTAGGTTCTGGAGGAAGTCCAAGGTATCAGGTAGGAATTACCAATAGTTTCAGTTACAAAAACCTTAACCTTTCCTTTTTCATAAATGCAATGCAAGGCTGGGAAGCACCATTCAATCTAATCAATCCCCTTGTACCCGGCAGAAGTCTCAATCAACTGGATGCCGGATGGTGGACAAGTGAAAATCAATCGAACTCAAGACCATCTTTGACCTATTCTAATCCTTTGGGGACAAATTTCTATAATAGCCGTGATTTCGTAAGAATTCAAGATGTAACATTGGGCTATGACCTTGACAATTCCATTCTCAGCTCCTTGAACTTGACCAAACTTCGGGTCTACTTAAATGCCAAAAACCTTTATACTTTTACAGACTGGCTGGGCCCAGACCCAGAGAATGGAGGCTCCTATTTAAGCATCCAGGGAAGCGACGATCTATATCCAATACCTACCACGATCTCATTAGGTATAAATGTTTCATTTTAA
- a CDS encoding RagB/SusD family nutrient uptake outer membrane protein, which produces MKKFNVHVSTNIIWGISLLFILSMTVGCQDEYLDEEPLSSLSADNTLVSQEGFEIYLNGLYWTSREEYSQNDNLYFITNFPGTDIGEDAGAEYFTYRNWVSYLTPINNEVTANWNWAYSKIIPQANTIIVYANSPENDDTWESEEERNAVIAQARFFRGYAYNFLANLYGGVPIVDTIMANPKFDYTRSSREEVYEFAKNDLEFAAEWLVSVDNVPQDGKLTSAVANHLLSEVYISLGNYDKAIESASKVIESGNYQLMTERFGNYQDEPGDVFSDLFRDGNYNRSSGNLESLFVWQFEQFTEGGGGSNNGNSSIRNLGPFLTKILSPDGFPNLPTDELGRGVGRARGTNYALYDIWDDDSDIRNSEFNFRRDFYYNNPSSSSFGALIPPITMAEDSLRNLYPYPRKIEGNPWNENNTSGRITNDVYVYRLAETYLLRAEAYLRNGNTQNAADDINTVRQRSNAIPISTGDISEDYILDERARELLFEEPRRKTLMRMGKLVDRVQTYGLLESSRTTVQEYHNLWPIPQTAIDANLGADLEQNPGY; this is translated from the coding sequence ATGAAAAAATTTAATGTACACGTAAGTACGAATATAATCTGGGGTATAAGCCTCCTATTTATTCTATCGATGACCGTTGGGTGTCAGGATGAGTATCTTGATGAAGAACCATTGTCATCTTTGAGTGCAGATAATACCCTTGTTTCTCAGGAAGGATTTGAAATATACTTAAATGGTCTCTATTGGACCTCAAGAGAGGAATACTCGCAAAATGACAATCTTTATTTTATAACCAACTTTCCAGGGACCGATATCGGGGAGGATGCCGGTGCTGAGTATTTTACATACCGGAACTGGGTATCATATCTTACCCCGATCAATAATGAGGTAACGGCGAACTGGAATTGGGCATATTCTAAAATTATCCCACAGGCCAATACAATTATAGTCTATGCAAATAGCCCTGAAAATGATGATACTTGGGAATCGGAAGAAGAAAGAAATGCGGTAATTGCCCAAGCACGCTTCTTTAGGGGATATGCATATAACTTTTTGGCAAACCTTTATGGAGGTGTTCCAATCGTTGATACCATAATGGCCAATCCCAAATTTGATTACACTAGATCCTCTAGGGAAGAGGTGTATGAGTTTGCAAAGAACGATTTAGAATTCGCCGCTGAATGGTTGGTGTCCGTTGATAATGTGCCCCAAGATGGCAAACTCACGAGCGCAGTGGCAAATCACTTGCTCTCAGAGGTGTATATAAGCTTGGGCAATTATGATAAAGCAATTGAGAGCGCCTCGAAAGTTATTGAATCCGGAAACTATCAATTGATGACTGAAAGGTTTGGTAATTATCAGGATGAGCCGGGCGATGTTTTTTCTGATTTGTTTCGTGACGGTAATTACAACAGAAGCTCCGGTAATTTGGAATCTTTATTTGTATGGCAGTTCGAACAGTTTACTGAAGGTGGCGGGGGTTCAAATAACGGAAATTCATCCATAAGAAATCTGGGTCCTTTTTTAACCAAAATATTGAGCCCGGACGGATTTCCAAACCTGCCCACAGATGAGCTGGGTCGAGGTGTGGGAAGAGCAAGGGGAACAAATTACGCTCTATACGATATTTGGGATGATGATTCCGATATACGGAATTCGGAATTTAATTTCAGGAGGGATTTTTATTATAATAATCCATCTTCCAGCTCTTTTGGAGCGTTGATCCCCCCAATTACCATGGCTGAGGACAGTTTAAGAAATCTATATCCCTACCCAAGAAAGATAGAAGGGAATCCCTGGAATGAGAACAACACTTCAGGTAGGATTACCAATGATGTCTACGTTTACAGGTTGGCTGAAACCTATCTACTCCGTGCGGAAGCTTATCTCAGAAACGGGAACACTCAAAATGCCGCTGATGATATCAATACGGTTAGACAAAGGTCAAATGCCATTCCAATTTCTACTGGAGATATTTCAGAGGACTATATATTGGACGAACGTGCAAGAGAATTGCTTTTTGAAGAACCTCGAAGAAAAACCCTTATGAGAATGGGCAAGTTAGTAGATCGAGTTCAAACTTATGGTTTATTAGAAAGTTCTAGAACTACTGTTCAGGAATATCACAATCTATGGCCTATACCTCAAACTGCCATTGATGCGAACCTGGGAGCAGATCTGGAACAAAATCCAGGATATTAA
- a CDS encoding sialidase family protein, giving the protein MRTWEQIWNKIQDIKAFNLMKSGYIKIGFLFVFLITFNGAIYSQTPNDVTGKYYIPPLEEVGKNALLLREFVYPLDNKPTAEAHASTIVETATGIVIGFFAGTYESHDDVGIRVTKFQNGQWTWPVEMANGFVNDSLRYPTWNPVLFQPKSGPLMMFYKVGPNPRDWWGVVKTSLDDGKTWSYEKKLGEDKAIGHLLGPVKNKPIQLKDGTIISPSSTEIIENDDTRWQIHFEISNDGGNTWHVVGPINDGKKFDAIQPSLLEFGDGKLMILARTRQDVIVQSWSKDNGETWSQLQGLDLPNPNSGTDAVTLQDGRQLLIYNHKVKKDGERGRDILNLAISMDGISWTPVMTIENEPSEHGYAYPAIIQTSDGLIHASYTYNRKGIKHVIIDPTKL; this is encoded by the coding sequence ATGCGAACCTGGGAGCAGATCTGGAACAAAATCCAGGATATTAAAGCCTTCAACCTTATGAAATCAGGATACATTAAAATAGGATTTTTATTTGTTTTTTTAATTACCTTCAATGGAGCTATTTACTCCCAAACCCCGAATGATGTGACTGGTAAATACTATATACCCCCTCTTGAGGAAGTTGGAAAAAATGCCCTTCTGTTGAGAGAATTTGTATATCCCTTGGACAATAAACCGACCGCCGAAGCCCACGCATCAACAATTGTCGAGACCGCTACGGGGATCGTTATAGGTTTTTTTGCGGGAACATACGAAAGCCACGATGATGTCGGAATAAGGGTAACAAAGTTTCAAAATGGTCAATGGACATGGCCAGTCGAAATGGCTAATGGTTTTGTCAACGATAGCCTTAGGTATCCAACTTGGAACCCGGTACTGTTCCAGCCCAAAAGCGGACCTTTGATGATGTTCTATAAGGTAGGACCTAACCCCAGAGATTGGTGGGGGGTAGTTAAAACATCATTGGATGATGGAAAAACATGGTCCTATGAAAAAAAATTGGGAGAAGATAAAGCTATAGGCCATTTGCTCGGGCCGGTCAAAAATAAACCCATACAGCTAAAAGATGGTACTATCATAAGTCCGTCGAGCACGGAAATTATAGAAAACGATGATACGAGATGGCAGATACACTTCGAAATCAGTAATGACGGAGGAAATACCTGGCATGTTGTTGGACCTATAAATGATGGAAAAAAATTCGACGCAATACAACCAAGTTTACTAGAATTCGGTGATGGGAAATTAATGATTTTAGCTCGTACGCGGCAAGATGTAATTGTTCAATCCTGGTCGAAAGATAATGGTGAAACATGGAGCCAACTGCAAGGGTTAGATTTACCAAATCCAAATTCGGGGACCGATGCTGTAACACTTCAAGATGGAAGACAATTACTTATATACAATCACAAGGTTAAGAAAGATGGAGAAAGAGGGAGAGATATTTTAAACCTTGCTATTTCGATGGATGGGATATCCTGGACACCTGTCATGACAATTGAAAATGAGCCTTCTGAACATGGCTACGCTTATCCTGCAATTATTCAGACCTCCGATGGTTTGATCCATGCTAGCTACACGTATAACAGAAAAGGAATTAAGCATGTGATTATCGATCCAACAAAACTCTAA
- a CDS encoding dihydrodipicolinate synthase family protein produces the protein MTSQNSISINGIIPPLITPLTETKALDFISLSLLLEHIIKGGVHGVFILGTTGESASLSMGLKVNLIEETIKIVKDRIPVLVGVTDSSFEVSVELADLAHKLGATAVVSAPPFYYKLSQNELISYYKKLAERSRLPVYLYNMPSHTKITFEIDTIKELSNVPNIAGLKDSSGNAPYFQKLIHLFKDRSTFKLFVGPEETIAETVLMGGDGGVPGGANLFPELYVALYDAAIRKDHSRTLLLHNLVMRISSKIYNMDNNQSSYLKGLKGALSTFGLCKDYLAEPIEPYLGKDKDNLKERVNEIKNELSEII, from the coding sequence ATGACCTCTCAAAATTCTATTTCGATAAATGGTATTATACCACCTTTAATTACTCCTTTGACTGAAACTAAAGCATTGGATTTTATTAGTTTGAGCTTGCTTTTGGAACATATCATTAAAGGGGGGGTTCATGGGGTATTCATACTTGGAACCACCGGCGAAAGCGCAAGTTTGAGCATGGGGCTAAAGGTAAATCTAATAGAAGAAACGATCAAAATCGTTAAAGATCGAATACCGGTACTTGTTGGAGTTACAGATTCATCTTTTGAAGTTTCGGTCGAACTTGCAGATCTCGCACATAAATTGGGTGCAACAGCAGTGGTATCAGCACCACCATTTTATTACAAATTATCTCAAAACGAATTGATTTCATACTATAAAAAGCTTGCGGAGCGCTCCCGACTGCCTGTTTATCTCTATAACATGCCATCGCACACAAAAATCACATTTGAAATTGATACAATAAAGGAGCTTTCAAATGTACCAAACATAGCAGGTTTGAAGGATAGCTCTGGCAATGCCCCCTATTTTCAAAAACTTATACATTTATTCAAAGATCGATCAACCTTCAAATTATTTGTGGGTCCAGAGGAAACTATCGCCGAAACGGTTCTTATGGGCGGTGACGGAGGTGTTCCTGGTGGGGCAAACCTGTTTCCGGAACTGTACGTTGCCCTATACGATGCCGCCATTCGAAAAGATCATAGTCGAACTTTATTATTGCATAACCTTGTCATGAGAATAAGCTCTAAGATCTATAATATGGATAACAACCAATCCAGTTATTTAAAAGGTCTCAAAGGAGCATTATCCACTTTTGGTCTCTGTAAGGACTATTTGGCAGAACCAATAGAGCCATATCTCGGAAAGGATAAAGATAATCTTAAAGAAAGAGTCAATGAGATAAAAAATGAGCTTTCTGAAATAATTTAG
- a CDS encoding sodium:solute symporter, producing the protein MNLSLVDLIVFAVYMIAIVLFGVSFSFKKRTSEDYTTGGGRLPTWAIGMSIFATFVSSISFLALPGNAYLSNWNGFVFSLSIPLAAIVAVVFFVPLYRNMQSESAYFYLEKRFGLWARIYASVFYLLTQLARMGTILYLLALPLNVLFGWNIPMIISITGICVIIYATLGGIEAVVWTDAIQGIVLITGAIACLLIILFDMPDGPWQVFDIADKSNKFSLGSFDFDFTQSTFWLILVYGLFINMQNFGVDQSYIQRYLSAKTEREAQKSTLFGSLLYIPVSLLFFFIGTSLYSYYQAMPELLPSNLQGLENADKIFPYFIVTALPTGITGLLIASIFAAGMSTISTSINSSATVILADHYKRYIKKNPTSKQSMRVLIIASSIMGGIGLVVGLALNGVESALDAWWALASIFSGGILGLFLLGFISRKVQSSQAAIGVLCGIIVIIWMSLSPILFTGSFIKYGSPFHANLTIVLGTLTILIVGFILSYFFKNKQAGDNK; encoded by the coding sequence ATGAATTTGAGCCTTGTCGATTTAATAGTGTTTGCGGTTTATATGATTGCGATAGTACTCTTTGGGGTTTCATTCTCATTTAAAAAAAGAACATCGGAGGACTATACGACTGGAGGGGGAAGACTCCCGACATGGGCTATTGGAATGTCGATTTTCGCGACTTTTGTAAGCAGTATTAGTTTTCTTGCACTCCCAGGAAACGCCTACCTATCCAACTGGAACGGTTTTGTATTTAGCCTATCAATACCATTGGCAGCAATTGTGGCGGTGGTGTTCTTTGTTCCATTGTATAGAAATATGCAGAGTGAATCAGCGTATTTCTATCTGGAAAAACGTTTTGGACTATGGGCCAGGATTTATGCGTCCGTCTTTTATCTCCTGACTCAACTGGCCAGGATGGGAACCATATTGTACCTTTTGGCCCTACCGCTTAATGTTCTTTTTGGATGGAACATACCTATGATAATTTCGATCACTGGAATATGTGTCATCATTTATGCGACATTGGGGGGTATAGAGGCAGTCGTGTGGACAGATGCAATCCAGGGCATTGTGCTTATAACTGGTGCGATTGCATGCTTATTGATAATACTGTTTGATATGCCCGATGGGCCTTGGCAGGTTTTCGACATAGCTGATAAAAGTAATAAATTCAGTTTGGGAAGTTTTGATTTTGATTTTACACAATCAACCTTTTGGTTAATACTAGTTTATGGACTTTTCATCAATATGCAGAATTTTGGGGTTGATCAGAGTTATATACAAAGGTATTTAAGTGCAAAAACAGAAAGAGAGGCCCAAAAATCGACCCTTTTTGGAAGTCTATTATATATTCCGGTCTCATTGCTGTTTTTCTTTATAGGCACTTCCCTCTACTCATACTATCAAGCCATGCCAGAACTATTGCCCTCCAACCTGCAAGGATTGGAAAATGCCGATAAGATTTTTCCATATTTCATCGTTACGGCCCTCCCAACGGGAATTACCGGGCTATTAATAGCTTCGATATTCGCTGCTGGTATGAGTACAATTTCCACTAGTATCAATAGTTCTGCTACGGTTATTCTGGCGGATCATTACAAAAGGTACATAAAGAAAAATCCAACATCAAAACAGAGCATGCGTGTATTGATAATAGCGTCATCTATTATGGGTGGTATAGGGTTGGTTGTTGGATTGGCACTAAATGGTGTCGAAAGTGCCTTGGATGCCTGGTGGGCACTTGCATCTATTTTCAGCGGGGGGATATTGGGGCTTTTCTTATTGGGATTTATTTCGAGAAAAGTTCAAAGTTCTCAGGCAGCGATAGGGGTTCTGTGTGGGATTATCGTTATAATCTGGATGAGTCTATCTCCAATTTTGTTTACGGGATCATTCATAAAATATGGAAGTCCTTTCCATGCAAACCTTACAATTGTTCTGGGAACTTTAACCATTCTGATCGTAGGGTTCATCCTATCGTACTTTTTTAAAAATAAACAGGCAGGGGATAATAAGTGA
- a CDS encoding L-fucose isomerase codes for MNKTIEYPKIGIRPIIDGRLGGVRESLEEITMNMAKNVAKLFENKLSYPNGEPYQCVISDSCIGGVREATDCEKKFKAQNVGVSLSVTPCWAYGTETMDFDPHMPKAIWGFNSTQRPGAVYLAATLAAHNQKGLPAFGIYGSDVQDMDDQTITEDVQKKLLSFARAGMAVAIMRGKSYLAIGSVSMGIVGSAVDPSFFQSYLGMRNEYVDSSEVLRRVQKEIYDIDEYEKAVKWTRENCTEGKDFNENKRQRSKEQKQEDWEFVVKMTLIIRDLMVGNDKLKERGFGEEAHGHNAIVSGFQGQRQWTDFMPNGDFSEAILNSSFDWNGRRSPFMVATENDSLNGISMLFNYLLTNTAQIFADVRTYWSPDSVQKATGWKPEGEAENGFIHLINSGSATLDGTGQQSKDGKPVMKPYWDITQGEVDASLEATTWYPADLGYFRGGGYSSKFVTKGGMPLTMCRINLIKGLGPVMQIAEGFSVDIPKEIHEKLDERTNITWPTTWFVPRLTGKGAFATVYTVMNNWGSNHGAISYGHIGSDLITLASMLRIPVCMHNVNDEEVFRPSVWNSFGMDKEGSDYRACENYGPLYS; via the coding sequence ATGAATAAAACTATTGAATATCCTAAGATAGGAATTAGACCCATTATTGATGGTCGACTTGGTGGTGTACGCGAATCGCTTGAGGAAATTACGATGAACATGGCCAAAAATGTGGCAAAACTGTTTGAAAACAAGCTCAGTTACCCCAATGGAGAACCTTATCAATGCGTAATCTCAGACAGTTGCATTGGTGGGGTCAGAGAAGCAACGGACTGCGAGAAGAAGTTCAAGGCCCAAAATGTGGGGGTATCCCTATCGGTAACCCCATGTTGGGCATACGGTACAGAAACAATGGATTTTGATCCGCATATGCCCAAGGCCATTTGGGGCTTTAACAGCACCCAACGTCCCGGAGCTGTCTACCTTGCCGCCACCCTTGCCGCCCACAACCAAAAGGGACTTCCCGCTTTTGGCATATACGGAAGTGATGTGCAGGACATGGATGACCAAACGATTACTGAGGACGTTCAGAAAAAACTGCTCAGCTTCGCCCGTGCCGGGATGGCGGTAGCCATTATGCGCGGCAAATCCTATCTGGCAATAGGGAGTGTTTCTATGGGAATTGTCGGCTCTGCGGTAGATCCAAGCTTTTTTCAGTCCTACCTGGGCATGCGAAATGAATATGTAGACTCGTCGGAGGTGCTGCGACGTGTACAAAAAGAGATTTATGACATAGATGAATACGAAAAAGCGGTGAAATGGACCAGGGAAAATTGTACCGAAGGCAAAGATTTTAATGAAAATAAAAGACAGCGCTCCAAAGAACAAAAGCAGGAAGATTGGGAATTTGTGGTAAAGATGACCTTGATCATACGTGATTTGATGGTGGGCAATGATAAATTAAAAGAGAGGGGATTTGGCGAAGAGGCACATGGGCACAATGCCATAGTTTCAGGTTTTCAGGGACAAAGGCAGTGGACTGATTTTATGCCAAATGGGGATTTTTCGGAGGCGATCCTAAACTCATCCTTTGATTGGAATGGAAGGCGCTCCCCATTCATGGTGGCCACCGAGAATGATTCTCTAAATGGTATTTCAATGCTTTTCAATTATTTACTTACCAATACTGCACAGATCTTTGCAGATGTACGCACCTATTGGAGCCCTGATTCTGTACAAAAAGCCACCGGTTGGAAGCCTGAAGGTGAAGCTGAGAACGGATTTATCCATTTGATCAATTCTGGTTCCGCAACACTCGACGGCACCGGGCAGCAGTCAAAGGACGGCAAACCTGTTATGAAGCCCTACTGGGACATTACCCAAGGAGAAGTAGATGCCTCGTTGGAGGCAACTACTTGGTACCCGGCAGATTTGGGCTACTTCCGAGGTGGGGGTTATTCCTCAAAATTTGTCACCAAAGGGGGAATGCCCCTTACCATGTGCCGTATCAATCTTATAAAGGGTCTTGGACCTGTAATGCAGATAGCTGAGGGATTCAGTGTTGACATTCCCAAGGAAATTCATGAAAAACTGGATGAAAGAACGAATATCACTTGGCCCACTACCTGGTTTGTTCCAAGATTAACCGGCAAAGGGGCATTTGCAACTGTCTATACCGTCATGAATAATTGGGGTTCTAATCACGGTGCCATAAGTTATGGCCATATTGGTTCAGACCTGATCACATTGGCTTCAATGTTGAGAATACCTGTATGCATGCATAACGTAAATGATGAAGAAGTGTTTAGACCATCAGTATGGAATTCCTTTGGAATGGATAAAGAGGGTTCAGATTACCGAGCCTGCGAAAATTACGGGCCATTATATTCATAG